One genomic region from Clostridium saccharobutylicum DSM 13864 encodes:
- a CDS encoding CatB-related O-acetyltransferase, translated as MTIPNSNKIYPRNNDYQTIYLKNVITRDNIKVGDYTIYNDFYNDPRDFEKNNVLYQYPINNDRLIIGRFCSIACKAKFLMTSGNHAMKSLSNYTFPIFYEEWGLDISHITDAWDNKGDIVIGNDVWIGYDAVIMSGVKIGDGAIIGTRAIVTNDVPPYTIVGGIPAKVIKKRFHDDIILKLLKVKWWNWPYEKIQANIKYIQSGNIDKLV; from the coding sequence ATGACTATTCCAAATTCAAATAAAATATATCCAAGAAATAATGATTACCAAACTATATATCTCAAGAATGTAATTACAAGAGATAATATAAAAGTTGGAGATTATACAATATACAATGATTTTTATAATGATCCGAGGGATTTTGAAAAAAATAATGTACTATATCAATATCCGATAAATAATGATAGATTAATAATTGGAAGGTTTTGCTCAATTGCATGTAAAGCAAAGTTTCTCATGACGAGTGGAAATCACGCAATGAAATCATTATCTAATTATACATTTCCAATATTTTATGAGGAATGGGGTTTAGATATCAGCCATATAACAGATGCTTGGGACAATAAGGGCGATATTGTAATTGGAAATGATGTGTGGATAGGCTATGATGCTGTAATTATGTCAGGGGTGAAAATAGGTGATGGTGCAATTATCGGGACTAGAGCAATAGTTACTAATGATGTTCCACCTTACACTATTGTTGGAGGCATACCCGCTAAAGTTATAAAGAAAAGATTTCATGATGATATAATTTTAAAATTGTTGAAAGTTAAGTGGTGGAATTGGCCATATGAAAAAATCCAAGCAAATATTAAATACATTCAATCAGGAAATATTGATAAATTAGTTTGA
- a CDS encoding MBL fold metallo-hydrolase — translation MKLKVLVDNNTYIDQYYFGEPAVSYYIEDEDIKLLLDVGYSDLFIKNAESLNVDLKNIDAIAISHGHDNHTKGLKYYFEQNTSKNISIISHPDAFKEKVMGDLKICSPILEEELKEKCELILSRKPIKVSKNITFLGEIPQINDFENRKPIGKQINGECVVEDYVMDDTALVYKSENGIYIITGCSHSGVCNIIEYAKQVCNDNRVLGVIGGFHLFEVNEQVDKTIDYLKKNNIKELYACHCTSFVVRAEIYKNMPVKEVGVGLEIHW, via the coding sequence ATGAAGTTAAAAGTTCTAGTAGATAATAATACATACATTGATCAATATTATTTTGGTGAACCTGCTGTTTCATATTATATCGAAGATGAAGATATCAAATTGTTGTTGGATGTTGGATATTCAGATTTATTTATTAAAAATGCAGAATCATTAAATGTAGATTTGAAAAATATAGATGCTATTGCTATTTCGCATGGTCACGATAATCATACAAAAGGATTAAAGTATTATTTTGAACAAAATACATCAAAGAATATTTCTATTATTTCTCATCCTGATGCGTTTAAAGAAAAAGTAATGGGTGATTTAAAAATCTGTTCTCCTATTTTAGAAGAAGAGTTAAAAGAAAAATGTGAACTAATTCTTTCTAGGAAACCTATAAAAGTCAGCAAAAATATAACTTTTTTAGGTGAAATACCACAGATAAATGATTTTGAAAATAGAAAACCTATTGGTAAACAAATTAATGGTGAATGTGTAGTTGAAGATTATGTAATGGATGATACAGCACTTGTATATAAAAGTGAAAATGGAATTTATATAATTACAGGATGTTCTCATAGTGGTGTATGCAACATAATAGAATATGCGAAACAAGTGTGCAACGATAATAGAGTATTAGGAGTTATTGGTGGATTTCATTTATTTGAAGTAAATGAACAGGTTGATAAGACAATAGATTATTTAAAAAAGAATAATATAAAGGAATTATATGCTTGCCATTGTACTTCATTTGTTGTTAGAGCAGAAATATATAAAAACATGCCAGTGAAAGAAGTTGGTGTAGGTTTAGAAATACATTGGTAA
- a CDS encoding CPBP family intramembrane glutamic endopeptidase: MNLKKKVVNLLTSNIQLKIILKIIKIFLLASICLIPFVIIALVFTKGKMPSFSIGICLIIGSLWAIKQEFGSLKAVGFTNKSVCKHMLYGMILCIIYYLTVIGVNFILGYSIGIESLSIVGIVGILCKYIIVGFSEETLCRGYVLKLICNEKHSANKAIIVQAIIFMMIHIVNPAYGSLQQFIFPLILGILLGFLVLRQQNLWSAIVFHILLDFINDILIINKSSYIVIIGFIVISLFIGVYKRNEIYLIRNEN, from the coding sequence TTGAATTTAAAGAAAAAAGTGGTTAATTTATTAACATCAAATATACAACTAAAAATTATTTTAAAGATTATTAAGATATTTTTATTAGCTAGTATCTGTCTTATACCATTTGTTATTATAGCTTTAGTATTTACTAAAGGGAAAATGCCGTCATTTTCTATAGGAATTTGTTTGATTATTGGATCATTATGGGCAATAAAACAGGAATTTGGTTCGTTAAAAGCTGTAGGATTTACAAATAAAAGTGTTTGCAAGCATATGTTATATGGAATGATTCTTTGTATAATTTATTACTTAACAGTAATTGGCGTAAACTTTATATTAGGATATAGTATAGGTATTGAGTCACTTTCCATTGTAGGAATAGTAGGTATTTTATGTAAATATATAATTGTTGGATTTTCAGAGGAAACTTTATGTAGAGGATATGTTTTAAAACTTATTTGCAATGAAAAACATTCTGCTAATAAAGCAATAATTGTACAAGCAATTATTTTCATGATGATTCATATTGTAAATCCAGCTTATGGAAGTCTGCAACAATTTATTTTTCCTCTTATACTTGGAATTTTATTAGGATTTCTAGTTTTAAGGCAACAAAATCTATGGAGTGCTATTGTTTTTCATATATTATTGGATTTTATAAATGATATATTAATCATAAATAAATCTTCATATATTGTAATAATAGGATTTATAGTTATTAGTTTATTTATAGGTGTTTATAAAAGAAACGAAATATATTTAATTAGGAATGAAAATTAA
- a CDS encoding alpha/beta fold hydrolase has product MKFIFMGEKDKPVIVFIHGMFCNSDSNKHFVKYLKDNYCIIMPTLDGHCGDETIYTTKEEQAKKILEYIKNKGIKDIALLQGSSMGAQVALEMVNQSDIHIKNVFLDGGPFFKFPKLFRFIMYKKFVAMVKMIQKETDIKVIRNDIIHNKFLKLLIGKDTKPYEELLSEMCIVCNSMKLESIKNIIETCYNCTLPEFHSDISNRITFFFGKEELAHMSKRRLIKKYPNSIFRDMEGFKHLGYQTRQPMEYAKILKDTID; this is encoded by the coding sequence ATGAAGTTTATATTTATGGGTGAAAAAGATAAACCAGTTATAGTGTTTATTCATGGTATGTTTTGCAATAGTGATAGTAATAAACATTTTGTAAAATATTTAAAAGATAATTATTGTATTATAATGCCTACATTAGATGGACATTGTGGTGATGAAACTATCTATACTACAAAAGAAGAACAAGCTAAAAAGATTCTGGAATATATAAAGAACAAAGGAATAAAAGATATTGCATTACTTCAGGGTTCGTCTATGGGAGCTCAGGTAGCACTTGAAATGGTTAATCAGAGTGATATTCATATTAAAAATGTTTTTTTAGACGGCGGACCATTTTTTAAATTTCCTAAGTTATTTAGATTTATTATGTATAAAAAGTTTGTTGCTATGGTAAAAATGATACAAAAAGAAACTGATATTAAAGTGATACGAAATGATATAATACATAATAAGTTTTTAAAGTTGCTCATTGGCAAGGATACGAAACCTTATGAAGAGTTGCTTAGTGAAATGTGTATTGTGTGCAATAGTATGAAATTAGAAAGTATTAAGAATATTATAGAGACTTGTTATAATTGTACACTTCCAGAATTTCATTCTGATATATCAAATAGAATTACATTCTTTTTTGGCAAAGAGGAACTTGCTCATATGTCAAAAAGAAGATTGATCAAGAAGTATCCGAATAGCATATTTAGAGATATGGAAGGATTTAAGCATTTAGGCTATCAAACAAGACAACCAATGGAATATGCAAAGATATTAAAGGATACCATTGACTAA
- a CDS encoding nucleobase:cation symporter-2 family protein, giving the protein MSQNKFSGVDKVNEMLPVSKLTVLGLQHVLAMYAGAVAVPLIIGGAVGLTPEQLSFLVAADLFTCGIATLLQAIGIGPYVGIKLPAILGCTFAAVGPLIIIGKNLGMETAYGSIMVAAIIVVLVAPLYGKILRFFPTVVTGTVVTMIGLSLVNVGIQSAGGGSGAKDFGSMPNLLLAAFVMIIVLISNKFLKGFFQAISVLNGIVLGTIVAAFMGKVDFSIVANAKWISIVHPFNFGLPKFDLGSIIMMTFVMLTVMIESTGTFIGISNVCEKKLTEKDIVRGLRAEGIATLLGGIFNSFPYTTFNQNLGLLALSKVKSRYVVIASGTILVALGLIPKFAALATIIPQPVIGGATTIMFAMVAVAGIQMLSSVDFNKSTNMMVVACSIGLGLGITAVPDLLSQTPTIFKSIFSSGIVTTSVAAVVLNAFLNYDNKDANSDIEVSQSDSEDILV; this is encoded by the coding sequence ATGTCACAAAATAAATTTTCGGGAGTAGATAAAGTAAATGAAATGCTTCCGGTTAGTAAACTTACAGTTTTAGGATTGCAACATGTATTAGCTATGTATGCAGGGGCAGTAGCAGTTCCATTAATTATTGGTGGTGCTGTAGGTTTAACGCCAGAGCAGCTATCATTTTTAGTAGCAGCGGATTTATTTACTTGCGGTATTGCAACTTTATTGCAAGCAATTGGTATAGGACCATATGTTGGAATTAAATTACCAGCAATTTTAGGTTGTACATTTGCAGCAGTTGGTCCACTAATTATTATTGGTAAGAATTTAGGAATGGAAACAGCTTATGGCTCCATAATGGTTGCAGCAATTATTGTTGTATTGGTAGCACCTTTATATGGAAAGATACTAAGATTTTTTCCAACAGTTGTAACAGGAACCGTAGTTACAATGATTGGTCTTTCCTTAGTAAATGTTGGAATTCAAAGTGCTGGTGGTGGTTCTGGGGCTAAGGATTTTGGAAGTATGCCAAATCTTTTACTAGCAGCATTTGTAATGATTATTGTTTTAATATCTAATAAATTTCTAAAAGGATTTTTTCAAGCAATATCTGTTTTAAATGGTATTGTTTTAGGAACAATAGTTGCTGCATTTATGGGAAAAGTAGATTTCTCTATAGTAGCAAATGCAAAGTGGATAAGCATTGTGCATCCATTTAATTTTGGTTTACCAAAATTTGATCTTGGATCAATAATAATGATGACATTTGTTATGCTAACAGTAATGATTGAATCAACAGGTACATTCATTGGAATCAGTAATGTTTGTGAAAAGAAACTTACTGAAAAAGATATTGTACGTGGGCTTAGAGCAGAAGGAATTGCAACACTTTTAGGTGGTATCTTTAATTCTTTCCCATATACAACATTCAATCAAAATTTAGGACTTTTAGCTTTAAGTAAAGTAAAAAGTCGTTATGTTGTTATAGCTTCTGGTACCATTCTTGTTGCACTTGGATTAATTCCTAAATTCGCAGCTTTAGCTACAATTATTCCACAACCAGTTATAGGTGGAGCTACAACTATAATGTTTGCAATGGTTGCAGTTGCAGGAATTCAAATGCTTTCAAGTGTTGATTTTAATAAAAGTACAAATATGATGGTTGTTGCTTGTTCTATTGGTTTAGGACTTGGAATCACTGCTGTACCTGATTTACTTTCACAAACACCAACAATCTTTAAGTCAATTTTTAGTAGTGGAATAGTTACAACATCTGTAGCTGCTGTAGTTCTTAATGCATTTTTAAATTATGATAATAAGGATGCTAACAGTGATATAGAAGTTTCACAAAGCGATTCAGAAGATATTCTTGTATAG
- a CDS encoding ComEC/Rec2 family competence protein translates to MNKTKKLLCILLTMIFSIFLVSCNKSSETMNKSNNMMVHYIDVGQGDSELIQIGDKNILIDAGTSDKKALDYLKKINITKLDYVIATHPHEDHIGSMDDVINYCTIGTFYAPKVTTTTKTYENMIDALKKKNLKITVPKVGEQINIDNATLTFLAPNSTKYDDLNNYSIVVKVKYGNNSFLFTGDAEALSEGEILQKQLDIQADVLKVGHHGSSSSTSQDFLNKVNPKYAVISCAKGNDYGHPHKETLDKLKAKNIGIFRTDLSGTIIATSDGSKITFNSNPVNNSSDNVPGSSKKKSK, encoded by the coding sequence ATGAATAAAACTAAAAAATTATTGTGTATATTACTAACCATGATATTTTCAATATTTTTAGTATCATGTAATAAAAGCAGCGAAACTATGAATAAAAGCAATAATATGATGGTGCACTACATTGATGTAGGTCAAGGAGATAGTGAATTAATACAAATTGGAGATAAGAATATATTAATTGATGCAGGAACTAGTGATAAAAAAGCTTTGGATTACCTTAAAAAAATTAATATTACAAAGTTGGATTATGTTATAGCTACACATCCACATGAAGACCATATTGGAAGTATGGATGATGTTATTAACTATTGCACTATTGGAACATTTTATGCGCCAAAGGTTACAACAACAACAAAGACATATGAAAATATGATAGATGCTCTAAAAAAGAAGAATTTGAAAATAACAGTGCCAAAAGTAGGAGAACAAATCAATATAGATAATGCTACATTGACATTTCTAGCTCCTAACAGTACTAAGTACGATGATTTAAATAATTATTCTATAGTTGTAAAAGTGAAATATGGGAATAATTCATTCTTATTTACTGGTGATGCTGAAGCCTTATCTGAAGGCGAAATATTACAAAAGCAATTAGATATACAAGCGGATGTTTTAAAGGTTGGTCATCATGGAAGTTCAAGCTCAACAAGTCAAGATTTCTTAAACAAAGTTAATCCAAAGTATGCAGTTATAAGTTGTGCTAAAGGTAATGATTATGGTCATCCCCATAAAGAAACATTAGACAAGCTTAAAGCTAAAAATATAGGAATATTTAGAACTGATTTGAGTGGAACTATAATTGCAACTAGTGATGGATCAAAAATAACTTTTAATTCTAATCCAGTAAATAATAGCAGTGATAATGTACCGGGAAGTTCAAAGAAAAAGTCTAAATAA
- a CDS encoding RICIN domain-containing protein: MVTLLSFSSSIPASATTIASGKVYKLINVASGKALDVYAAGADNYTNVDVYSDNGTGAQRWTIIVNPDKSCKLINFNCNKALDVYGAETNDYTNVDIYEVNQTNAQNWNIIYNNDGTYKLINVNSNKALDVYAAGTDDYTNVDIYADNGTDAQKWNIVQVN, encoded by the coding sequence ATGGTAACATTATTATCTTTTAGCAGTAGCATACCTGCTTCAGCCACTACAATTGCTTCTGGCAAAGTTTATAAGCTTATCAACGTTGCTAGTGGAAAAGCCCTTGATGTTTATGCTGCTGGGGCAGATAACTACACTAACGTTGATGTTTATTCTGACAATGGTACTGGTGCTCAAAGGTGGACTATTATAGTAAATCCTGATAAGTCATGTAAATTGATTAATTTTAATTGCAATAAAGCTCTTGATGTATACGGTGCTGAAACAAATGACTATACTAATGTTGATATCTATGAAGTGAATCAAACCAATGCTCAAAATTGGAATATAATTTATAACAATGATGGCACATATAAATTAATCAATGTTAATAGTAATAAAGCTCTTGATGTTTATGCTGCTGGAACAGATGATTATACTAACGTTGATATCTATGCCGATAACGGAACCGATGCTCAAAAATGGAATATAGTACAAGTTAATTAA
- a CDS encoding transposase has protein sequence MIISLNIKSENDHYKIFEAVKIAFAKLNSNIQSTKGRPRKYSDEQIVACILYGVKSSIFSLRELEYRIKQDFVFRTIIQLNQVPDYSTFSLRTKILEKHIYYGIYAMFVELINPETRLCAIDGTALRSSKYDSEAKSGKGTRLGYYKGYKLHCIAAVSDIIIPLVFDLTTANVYDNQVSDLLYEAKIYNPFLILADAAYDSAGWFEIASSLEFNLLTDINMRKAKSIESFADKRYENALFLQSPIGLKLYKNRLKIEQLFSVLKGLYNLENPRLYGQARYERHIKWVLLAYLIDEFNKKQQGIKTRKYPWNL, from the coding sequence ATGATTATATCATTAAATATTAAAAGCGAAAATGACCATTATAAAATTTTTGAAGCTGTCAAAATTGCATTTGCTAAATTAAATTCAAATATTCAAAGTACTAAAGGCCGACCACGCAAGTATTCAGATGAACAAATAGTTGCATGTATATTATATGGCGTTAAAAGTAGTATTTTCAGTTTAAGGGAACTTGAATACCGTATAAAGCAAGACTTTGTGTTTCGAACTATAATTCAACTTAATCAAGTACCAGATTATTCTACATTCTCATTAAGAACTAAAATTTTAGAGAAGCATATATATTATGGTATTTATGCTATGTTTGTTGAACTTATCAATCCTGAAACTAGACTGTGTGCAATAGATGGAACTGCTTTAAGAAGTTCAAAATACGATAGCGAAGCTAAATCCGGCAAGGGTACCCGCCTTGGATACTATAAAGGTTATAAATTACACTGTATTGCAGCGGTTAGTGATATTATAATTCCTTTGGTTTTTGATTTAACAACCGCCAATGTTTATGACAATCAAGTCTCAGATTTACTATATGAAGCTAAAATTTATAATCCATTTTTAATACTTGCAGATGCAGCATATGATTCAGCAGGATGGTTTGAAATTGCTTCTAGCTTAGAATTTAATTTGTTAACTGATATAAATATGCGTAAGGCTAAAAGTATTGAGTCATTTGCTGATAAACGATATGAAAATGCCTTGTTTCTTCAATCTCCTATCGGATTAAAATTATATAAAAACAGATTGAAAATAGAGCAATTATTCTCTGTATTAAAGGGATTATATAACTTAGAAAACCCAAGACTTTATGGGCAAGCCCGATACGAACGTCATATAAAATGGGTCTTATTAGCGTACTTAATAGATGAATTTAATAAAAAACAGCAAGGAATAAAAACTAGAAAATATCCTTGGAATCTATAA
- a CDS encoding VOC family protein codes for MRFCWSTLRVKNLEESLKFYVEIVGLNITKRYKSTPGKEIAFLGDGETKIELICNDELKEVSYGEHISLGFEVNSVDKMINLIKEKGLAIYSGPFQPNPNIKFFYMLDPDGLKIQFVENI; via the coding sequence ATGAGGTTTTGTTGGAGTACTTTAAGAGTTAAAAATTTAGAAGAATCGTTAAAATTTTATGTAGAAATTGTTGGACTTAATATAACAAAAAGATATAAATCAACACCAGGAAAAGAAATCGCATTTTTGGGTGATGGAGAAACAAAAATAGAGCTTATATGTAATGACGAGTTGAAAGAAGTAAGTTATGGAGAGCATATTTCGCTTGGATTTGAAGTAAATTCAGTGGATAAAATGATAAATTTGATTAAAGAAAAAGGATTAGCGATTTATAGTGGACCATTTCAGCCAAATCCTAATATTAAATTTTTTTATATGCTAGATCCTGATGGGCTAAAAATTCAGTTTGTAGAAAATATTTAA
- a CDS encoding PocR ligand-binding domain-containing protein, producing MINDNYNIDIDSIEIKDVIDVNLLQRFQDNFAESLNIASVTVDKNGKPVTTPSSYTSFCMDFVHSTTLGDSRCAECHRKGGEEATRIGRPYIYTCHAGLIDFAAPILINGKQIGTILGGQVLTKEPEHSKYIQIAKAINVNETGFVESVKKIKILTEKNVSSAAEVLFIVANALSKIGYEELNLKRISKSLEIEVQNKNLLLQQSKEYNKLKTQLFSTISHELKTPINIIYSSLQLFENLQKGNSLKNTFKAFSKYSKIMKQNCYRLIRVIDNLIDMNKIEIGFFNMYLKNDDIIKIIEDITLSIVEYANLKNINVVFDTEIEEKITAFDAEKIERIMLNLLSNAIKFTNHGGKINVTVYDKDNYILISVKDTGTGIPQDMLEKIFNTFTQVDNSLRRQAEGSGIGLSLVKSLVEMHKGEITAKSQLGIGSEFLIKLPINLVENESNSDTHKTNHLNYNVENTKIEFSDIYFG from the coding sequence ATGATCAACGATAATTATAATATTGATATCGATTCTATCGAAATAAAGGATGTTATAGATGTAAACTTGCTACAAAGATTTCAGGATAACTTTGCTGAAAGCTTAAATATTGCAAGTGTAACTGTAGATAAAAATGGGAAACCTGTGACTACACCAAGCTCTTATACAAGTTTTTGTATGGATTTTGTACATAGTACTACTCTAGGCGATAGTAGATGTGCAGAATGTCATAGAAAAGGTGGTGAAGAAGCTACACGAATTGGTAGACCTTATATTTATACCTGTCATGCCGGGCTAATTGATTTTGCAGCTCCTATTTTAATAAACGGAAAACAAATTGGGACTATTCTTGGCGGACAAGTATTAACAAAAGAACCAGAACACTCCAAGTATATACAGATAGCAAAAGCAATAAATGTGAACGAAACCGGGTTTGTTGAATCCGTAAAAAAAATCAAAATTCTTACAGAAAAAAATGTATCATCTGCAGCAGAAGTATTATTTATAGTTGCAAATGCGCTTTCAAAAATAGGCTATGAAGAACTAAATCTTAAGAGGATTTCTAAAAGCTTAGAGATTGAAGTACAAAATAAAAATTTGCTTCTACAACAATCTAAAGAATATAACAAACTAAAAACTCAACTTTTTTCAACTATATCACATGAACTAAAAACACCTATTAATATTATCTATAGTTCTTTACAACTGTTTGAAAATTTACAAAAAGGCAATTCTTTAAAAAATACTTTTAAAGCCTTTTCAAAATATTCAAAAATAATGAAACAAAATTGTTATAGATTAATTAGAGTAATTGATAATCTAATAGATATGAATAAGATTGAAATCGGATTTTTTAATATGTACTTAAAAAATGATGATATTATTAAAATTATTGAAGACATTACATTATCAATAGTTGAATATGCCAACTTAAAAAATATAAATGTTGTTTTTGATACGGAAATAGAAGAAAAAATCACTGCATTTGATGCAGAAAAAATTGAAAGAATTATGTTGAACCTATTATCAAATGCAATCAAGTTTACTAATCATGGAGGAAAAATAAATGTAACAGTATATGATAAAGATAACTATATATTAATTTCAGTAAAAGATACTGGAACTGGTATTCCTCAAGATATGCTCGAAAAAATTTTTAATACGTTTACTCAAGTTGATAATTCACTTAGGCGACAAGCCGAAGGTAGTGGCATTGGTTTATCCCTTGTAAAATCTCTTGTGGAAATGCATAAAGGGGAAATCACTGCAAAAAGCCAATTAGGTATTGGTAGTGAGTTTCTAATCAAACTACCTATAAATCTTGTAGAAAATGAATCAAATTCGGATACACATAAAACTAATCATTTAAATTATAATGTTGAAAATACAAAAATTGAATTTTCTGATATATATTTTGGATAA
- a CDS encoding acyl-CoA dehydrogenase family protein, protein MFFKTTEVHEKFRSIIRKFAEEEVKPIAFMLDQENKFPSEIIEQLAKIEMMGIPYPKEYGGAGLDVISYAIAVEELSRVDGGTGVILSAHTSLGTYPIAAYGTEEQKEKYLVPLAKGDKIGAFGLTEENAGSDAGGTETTAILDGDHYILNGEKIFITNGGEADTYVVFAVTTPNIGTRGISAFIVEKGWEGFSFGKHYDKMGIRSSATAELIFNDVKVPKENLLGKEGDGFKIAMSTLDGGRIGIAAQALGIAQGAYEHALEYSKERIQFGKPICQQQIIAFKLADMATKLRAARLLIYSAAELKGNHESYSMEAAMAKQYASDVCLEIVNDALQIFGGSGYLKGMEVERAYRDAKICTIYEGTNEIQRVVIAAHIIGKMPKSEHAEKGFKQESATGYRKKVIFKKGTSQEKVDALVEALKGDGYDFTVGIPLDTPISKADRVVSAGVGIGEKENMHLIEELALQVGAAIGSSRPVAETLKYVPLNRYVGMSGQKFNGNLYIACGISGAGQHLKGIKDSTTIVAININPNAKIFKNADYGIIGDIKEILPLLTAALDNGQPKKEAPPMKKMKREIPKKAAPTWKHYVCNGCGYEYDPGVGDPEGEVSPGTLFEKLSEDWACPACGEEKDMFIEV, encoded by the coding sequence ATGTTTTTTAAAACTACTGAAGTACATGAAAAGTTTAGGTCAATAATTAGGAAGTTTGCAGAAGAGGAAGTTAAGCCTATTGCATTTATGTTGGATCAGGAAAATAAATTTCCTTCAGAAATAATTGAGCAGTTAGCAAAGATAGAAATGATGGGAATACCATATCCTAAGGAATATGGTGGAGCAGGATTAGATGTAATCAGTTATGCAATAGCTGTTGAGGAATTATCAAGAGTCGATGGTGGGACAGGCGTAATCCTTTCCGCTCACACATCTTTGGGGACATATCCAATTGCAGCTTATGGAACAGAAGAACAAAAGGAAAAATATTTAGTTCCATTAGCAAAAGGAGATAAGATTGGTGCATTTGGTCTTACTGAAGAAAATGCAGGTAGTGATGCGGGGGGTACAGAAACTACTGCTATCCTAGATGGTGATCACTATATTTTAAATGGTGAAAAAATATTTATTACTAATGGAGGCGAAGCAGATACTTACGTTGTTTTTGCAGTTACAACTCCCAATATTGGTACACGTGGCATAAGTGCATTTATTGTAGAAAAAGGGTGGGAAGGTTTTAGCTTTGGTAAACATTACGACAAGATGGGAATTCGTTCTTCTGCTACTGCAGAGTTGATTTTCAATGATGTAAAAGTTCCTAAGGAAAATTTATTAGGTAAAGAGGGCGATGGATTCAAGATTGCTATGTCCACATTAGATGGAGGACGTATTGGTATTGCAGCTCAAGCTTTAGGTATTGCCCAAGGTGCTTATGAACACGCTCTAGAATATTCTAAAGAAAGAATTCAATTTGGTAAGCCTATTTGTCAGCAGCAAATTATTGCTTTTAAATTAGCTGATATGGCTACAAAGCTTAGAGCTGCAAGATTACTTATTTATAGTGCAGCAGAATTAAAAGGAAATCATGAGAGTTACAGCATGGAAGCTGCTATGGCAAAACAATATGCTTCTGATGTATGCCTTGAAATTGTTAATGATGCTCTTCAAATATTTGGAGGAAGTGGTTATCTAAAAGGTATGGAAGTTGAACGTGCTTATAGAGATGCTAAGATTTGCACAATATATGAAGGTACTAATGAAATTCAGCGTGTTGTTATTGCTGCTCATATTATTGGAAAAATGCCTAAGAGTGAACATGCAGAGAAAGGTTTTAAGCAAGAATCAGCAACAGGTTACCGTAAGAAAGTGATTTTCAAGAAAGGAACTTCTCAGGAAAAAGTTGATGCTCTTGTTGAAGCCCTTAAAGGCGATGGCTATGATTTTACAGTTGGAATACCTTTGGATACTCCAATAAGTAAGGCAGACAGAGTAGTAAGTGCTGGAGTTGGTATAGGTGAGAAAGAAAATATGCATCTTATAGAAGAGTTAGCACTTCAAGTAGGTGCAGCTATAGGTTCTTCTCGTCCTGTAGCTGAAACTCTTAAATATGTACCACTCAATCGTTATGTTGGAATGTCTGGTCAAAAATTTAATGGTAATCTTTATATTGCTTGTGGTATTTCAGGTGCAGGTCAGCATTTAAAAGGTATAAAGGATTCTACAACAATTGTTGCTATAAATATAAATCCTAATGCTAAAATATTCAAGAATGCAGACTATGGTATAATAGGTGATATAAAGGAAATCTTACCTCTATTAACTGCTGCATTAGATAATGGACAGCCAAAGAAGGAAGCTCCTCCAATGAAGAAGATGAAGAGAGAGATTCCAAAGAAAGCTGCTCCAACTTGGAAACATTATGTTTGTAACGGATGTGGTTATGAATATGATCCAGGAGTTGGTGATCCTGAAGGTGAAGTAAGTCCTGGAACACTTTTTGAAAAGCTATCAGAAGATTGGGCTTGCCCTGCTTGTGGTGAAGAAAAAGATATGTTTATAGAAGTTTAA